One Cydia fagiglandana chromosome 5, ilCydFagi1.1, whole genome shotgun sequence genomic window, GCATTCGTCCGAGGCTGCCTCGCGGGGCTGCTCGCTCAGTCAGTACCCGGCTTTTGTTGCACGAGCTTGCCGCGCGCGGAAAAGCCAAGCCACGGTGacgccacctctgcagaaacctgatgggacactggcccactccgcgacagagaaagctaacttgtttgcttctctgtttgcgagcaattcacgtctagatgcaggctcaaaacttccacctacgctacctcaatgcagttcctctatgcagagaattgctatacatcaaaaagaggtacgccgaactctgcagaatcttgacgtgaataaggccaatggaccagacggtatacctgcacgtgtactaaagcagtgtgcgcctgagttgtctcctgtactgacacgcctgtaccgcctctttctccaaacaagaacggtgccgaaatcctggaagcttgcaaacgtgcagccagtacccaagaagggtagtcgtgctgatccctgcaattaccgaccaatcgccattacctccatgctctgtaaagtcatggaaagggtacttaacgggaAGCTGcaggcatacctcgaagcaaatgatctgctcagtgaccgtcaatatggctttcgccgaggtcggtctactggggatcttttagcgtatgtcacgcactgctgcggcgaggccatcgagaggaacggtgaagcgcttgctgtttcactggacatctcgaaggcctttgacagggtttggcacgcaagtctccttagcaagcttcctgcatacggcatccctgctgacttttgtagctggctatctgatttcttgagtgaacggtcgatcagagtagttattgatggctggtcttcggacctcatggccattgacgccggtgttcctcaggggtctgttctctccgcaacccttttcctgctccacattaacgacatgctgcaacccagcattgtaggttatgcagatgacagtacggttgttgagagatatttggctagtgcaggggacagcagggaggatatacgttcacagagagaggccatggttgagcgaatgaacttgacccttagtctcgtttcccagtggggtgatgacaatctggtcacgtttaatgcctccaaaacgcagacgtgtctattttccgcaaaacggagtccattcgacctgactccttctttccggggtgcatctgtacctattgccgacagcctggaactcctcggcatggagctgagttcagtcctcagcttcggcagcttcattgagtctaaagcacaaactgcggccagaaagctgggcgtcctaaataaggtgaagcgatacttcacacctggacagcttctaacactttacaaagctcaaggtcgtgtatggagtattgcagccacctgtgggatggctcagctaaataccaactcgccgctttggactcagtggagcgcagagccaggaggatgattggcgacaagaagctaacggctaagcttcagtctttggcccatcggcggaaagtcgccagcctgttgGTATTCTataggctgcacttcggggagtgtgcccaagagctacacgggcttattccaccgtccccattctgccatcggacttttagacgcacggccggtttccatccttacatggtagatattccaccaattcgcacgaagcgctttgcttctactttccttatgcgcactgccaaggaatggaattccctgccggcgtctatatttccgtgttcttataacccggcaaccttcaaatcaagagtgaacaggcaccttctgggcgagctcgctccatcgtaggccacgtctacgcctcggctagtctgtggccatgagtaagcccattcataataaaaaaaaaaaagacgccTGAGCCAAACATCGAACACTCAGTTTAACGTGAAGTCACACAGACACCGCGCTTGTCATGAGGCTGTTCAAGGCCCAAGGCCAGTGAGTGAGCCAGGCAACCCCCCCTCTACCCGCTTGCAAGGCCCAAGGCCAGTGAGTGAGCCAGGCAACCCCCCCTCTACCCGCTTGACGCGTATTTGCAGTAATCAGAACATTTTAACGGTGCAAAAGGCAATTGTATAATAGTTTAACAAAAAATCCGAAAATTcagatttgggtttaaaaatccGGATTTAGAAACGGATTGAAAAATTGGCGGATAATCCGGATTTTCGAAGTTCGAAtaatccggattgcaatccctagagAGCGTCCTCAAAGTAGACCCCAGATGCGTTGGAACGACGACATCAAAAGGACTGAGGGGAAGAAGCGGCTCCAGGTTATACAGGATTGTGACAAATGGCGTAAAATGAAGGAGGCCTACATCCAAAGGGTAGAAAAAGGCTAGAGAAAGAGATAGAGATACACACGACTCATGTTTGATGGCAAAAAATACTGCTGTACTAGATCACAACAAAGTAAAAACTCTTTAACTGTACTATTATGGTACTGAATTGAGCTGATCTGGCGATAGACATGtaatttttgacaaaaatactttttctctaaaatggacggcaaagtcgactttgccgtctaaaaaataggtcgcgaagcgcgtagtttatggtcagtcaaaaattaaaaagttaaaaacattgcagtctcgattttgggactgcaatgttgcatacaaattccattatttgtcgagttccaaactttttaaaagttgaaatgaccatatcaaatgaaggcacaggcccattaaacagccaaacagatgattagtaccgcgactatttagatgtctcaaataggttggcgtatttttggcagaaaaatacacttctatttttcgtattaaaaaaaataaaaaggcggcaagggcttttttctgtcaaaatatatatgtaagaacgttgcttttgtaaaatatttctatgatatgtatatttcttgcaccatttttgagaaaagcactatatatgactcggctggaaggctacttgctggcttcggattcaattaaacggactcccaaggtcgtccgtttaaaacgaatcctcagcctgcaagtagctacttccgagcctcgacaataatgtactaataaTGACTGACCCTGAGTCCAGCGGCGTGCGCGAAGAACGCCTCCGGGCTCTGCGAGTGGTACAGCCCCCCGTGCCCCACCGCCGCGCACGGCGCGCGCACCGTGAGCGCGCCGCACGAGAACTGCCCGCCCGAGCGGTAGCGATACTTCGCTGCTTCGTTCACCAACTGATAAATGAAGATACATGTACGTCGACGAATCCCGTTATAAAGAGGTGAAATCAAAAAAATTTAGACATTGATAGCAAATAAGCATCCGACCACTCTGATGGTGAACAACTCCAGAGGTGTCAGGTGCGCGTTACCGACCCTTTATGAACCTATAACTACTTAGGTCTTCAAGAACGTCATACTATAGTCCCTTTGCTCGAGAAATCCATTTATGATCGGGAATGAAAGAACTTTTAAACTCACCATATTTTTTAGTGAAATAAATCTATAATAAGAGATAAGAAGTCTTCTATACAAATTTCTATAATAAAATATCTGTATCTATACAAATTTACCAGTACAGCACTATCAAAACTAGGACATATAATTTCAAGGAACAGTGATAAAAAAGATGCTATAAGGGTAAAAACTACAAGGACTAATTTTAGCAAATTaacctcttcttcttcctcgcgttatcccggcattttgccacggctcacatgggagcctggagtccgcttgacaactaatcccatgatttgacgtaggcactagtttttacgaaagcgactgccatctgacctttcaacccagaggagaaactgagccttattgggattagtccggtttcctcatgatgttttccttcaccgaaaagcgactagtaaatatttcgtacataagttccgaaaaactcattggtacgagccggggtttgaacccgcgacctccggattgcaaggcacgctcttaccgctaggccaccagcgcttcagcgCTTAATTTTAGCAAATTAACctattgaataaaaataaatgtttaagaaaaattttaaatagattctaaaatcaatttaattcgtaattttagtaaaatttacCTGAGATATTACCAGAATAAGTATGATATTGGATTGTTTACCTGATCAAAGGCGGGGAAGATGTAGTCAGCAAACTGTATCTCTGCTATGGCGGTGGCCCCGGCTGTGGCAAGCCCTATCGCAAATCCAGCGATACCCTGCTCACACAGTGGTGTGTTGAACACCCGATCCTTGCCATATTTCTCCttgaaatatacaaaaaatacattgttaggctgtttttatatctcagagactataatataattcaagTTTTACATATAAAGCAAGCTTAGCAATTAGAGAATGGTAGCTTTAATTGACACTCAGTTTGATCTGTTTCTtttgtgtaatttaattacttacattttctatgttaaaatgtattttagtgCAGCtattggtataaataaataaataaatattataggacaattttacacagatcaacctagtcccacagtaagctcaataaggcttggtATAGCTGCACTAAGTACACTTCCACCCTTGACCAATGACATAcaaaaaagtaataatattGTTGACATGGTTAAGATTAAATGATGTTCCTATAAATTACCTGTAAGCCCAGTGCACAGCGGAAGACCCCACCAAATCCCACATCCTCACCAAACAGCACGGCCGAGGAGTCCTGCTTCAGTGTAATATCCATGGCGTTGTTTATGGCTTGCATCATGTTCATTTTTGCCGTTTCACCTACGGAGAAGCAACAAATATTTATTGGTCAATAGCAAAGCAAAATGTTGATTATAGTATAACATTTTGCTAAACCCATAAAATTTGGACCCTTATTTCTTTAAAAGTTAAAAACTCGATTACTGGTACcataaattttatttagttgATCTTTGAATGCTcaccttgtttttatttagaaaatattaattactataATTCCTACATGCACAcgttaatatttaaagtaaacaAGTGAATAACCTAAAAATGTATTCTTCGTTAGAACAAATAACTTACCTTCGACTGGTTTTTCATTGTCAGGATAGTAAATAAAATGTGAGGATAGCCTTTTTGATCCATTGGACACAGTTTTGGCAAATTTTGTCAGTAATACGAAGTTTTTCGTCACTAAACTCGCCATGGCTGTAAAAAGTCGACGTCTTAACTACGACTGACTCGGAATTATTCAAGCAACCCATCTTATCAGCAATTCTAATTAAGCTTTGATTGTTAAACGCCACTGATAAACATAAAGATGTGACGAACGatattgtttattttcttcTTATCAATACGCTCCGTGGGGCATTTGAGCCTTATCTTTCACTTGAGTTATGCAATTTTTAATATATGTTACCGTGATTTTATTGGCGATAGTGATTTTCTTAGCTTTCGATAAATCATAAAGAAGAAACgagttaaaaatgttaaaaattatataggatatcgaaataaaacaaacattgcatttgtatttttttttaaacggttatggcctggatgcgagtcctTTAAGCCAAGGCCTGCGTTGGCAGATGGTTGACAGTTGGCGTTGGCGTTTTTTCTGTCATGCATGTCATTAGTTTTGACGTttaagtggtatccagacggaACTAATCAAATCGGTCgttttgatcagaaatgaaattggcgtcaaactccaattttagatttatgatgatattagagccctctaaattgaaaaaatgctcCAGAATGAAAATACTGGcttcacaaattggtattcttgcgtccgaacctcatttttttttatcggtaatatcggtcattatcggtgaaccaaattggtatttgcgtccgcacctcctgatacGATCTgtcaattgaatcagattggcgaaaaatttactaatctggatacgcctttagTTGAGCAACCTCTTTAGTTTAGCAAACCATTTCCAATGCATTTttagaaaaggcggcaaattaaaaaaaatgtcgacACGAAGAATTTGAATAACGCGTCTTTTTCTacttttcagaaataaatatcgaaaacccgattctcacagatcccggtgtttttgggttctttcaactcagaatcactagcataatattcaattctgatgataaaataaaatgccccaaaaatttgtatgaaaattgtacattccactacgtcacgcacatacaagtgaaaatttttttcatactaaaacgtgacgtaatggaatggacattttgggacatctttttttaatggtgagatggagaatgctgtcgattctgagtagaatgagtccaagaacgtccagatgtgaaagaatcaggttttcaatatttatttctgaaaacgcccaaacTTACAAAGTGGGTTTGGCAGAGTATAGTTTCATGATGTCTGTCTGGGTCGTGGTGTTATAGTCTGGCCCACCAATTTGTCAAGGCGTGAGGTACAATagaaccggccaagtgcgagtcggactcgtgttccaagagttccgtacattacccaatttttaatgataattttttatttttgatgattgatttttgtttttgatgatttttttttatatgtgaaacgcgagtgaattgcctttaaagaACCCGTAGAGGTCGATTCAAAAACTAAGAAATTAATCCCAAAATccgtatattaaaaaaaaaattagacctACTTAGTATAGTTACGAAGATAAAAGGCGAAGGGCCTTTTACTTGACGTTGGCTACGGGCAACACCGCCTTCAAGTccatacaaagaaaaaaaaggcGAGGGgggtatgtttatttttaggctattttcttaaataacttctaaactatttattttaaatttacaaaaaatatttgagattcctAATCCAAAGACTCCAAAGAGCAACTTAACATTCGAGTGCAGGGTTCGGCGATTCGGTctattatatacttatatacctaACTTATACCTAAGATCAGTAACTTCAGATATAACTATAGCTGACTatattcaaaatcaaaatatactttattcatgtaggcctagcaacaagctcttatgataCGTAATGCGTTGCGAAACCGTTGTTGCTCGGATTTTTGTCATGTGTGGCATCAATGCAGTCAGCAGTAGGTATATAACGTCGTTctgtaatgaatgaatgaataaaaacatttattttcaggcaactattgtcccatagataaataccttagaactagcatacatatgattacaaaatatatcttaaaactaaaaacacaattatggctgcgatgcagttcgcaaccccgcagtgtcagggagccggccgcggagccgccggaacttgacacccttcggtcaaaactcctccttggtgaaggtcgctagatggtctgtcggaacgctcagcacaaaagatttaaaattcacactgtgtcgagattccaacttcacgaccctcaggatgaatccggacTTGGCTCGTACATACTTCACGATCTCCTCGACCTTCGTAAGGTAGTGTACCTAATCGGGACACATACAGCAGCGTCGTCGGTGTTGCAGGATGCAGCAAACATGCTGCAGTAATGCTGGACTGCTGGTGCAGTCTGAATCTGATCGTTACCTTTTAGATTACGACAAAACATTGCCAATTTATGTTACGAGTACGTACGTCGTTTCTCAGAGTTAACTCGTCAATAATATACGTTATGGCATTTTTGCTGTGTTTACACTGTTTATTGGTGATCGTGATGGAATTTAATGGATCCCAAGTAGCGGGCCCAttcgtacactgatatcagaatgacatctaaatgatgtcatacTGATATCGTGCATTTCTGTCTTACTCTGCCCGTACATCTAGTTGCGCGAGcacgcacgataactaaacgTTAAATaatgagggcctaccgcgaaccccgTTTAAcgagttgcctctctgtcgcatttgtaaattcgtacgtaagtgtgacagggaggcaacatgttgaacgtggttcgcggtcgGCCCACAGATATTATGATGTCAGCTTgtatgttcgaattggcctgtagcTCTTTATCGAACACAAGTTAAAGACGGCTCCTTTTGCGATTTACGAAACTTTCATAATTACAAATTATAAGAAACGATAAAATTATTCTATTATGGGGAAATAATTTGCAAGAAAATGCAGGTTGGTagtaataaaattcattttaaacttattttatgTTAACAGCTTACCAAAAAGTTAAGACAAGTAAGCCTCCATCCTTGTAAGTCCTTCGGCGAACCAGCCGAgcgcagagggcctaccgcgaaccgcgttcgacgtgttgcctctcggtcgcacttgtaaattcgtaagtaagtgtgacagggaggaaACATGTCGAACGTGTTTTGCGGTAGGACCTCACTGAGGCGTGCCCGTGAACGCGGAATTTGCGgatgttattgttattatttaacTCCATACCATACTAGATGTCGATAGCGGTTCGCGGAGTAAGTAATTAATCTAAAAAACGTGCGCCTCTTCAACACACGCAACATCCTACCTACCATTTATGTTAGCTTTTTTTTCTCTCAAAAGTAAAAGCCATAatagactaccgcaccgcactcATAAAGGCGGTCGGTAGTCAGTTACAGTTTACAGTGTACATAGTATTAGGTTTTCCTCTTTAATATCGTCGATTTTTTTCCAAATATTTTCTTACCCTTCTTTGCTAGTATGTATCAGTATCATAGGGATGTATTTATCGCAACGGGTAGCCATTTTGCATATGGCCGAAGCCTGTTGCGCTACACGACATAATTTCTCCGTCGAAATTATATTCCGCTATATTAtcatataaaatactaaaactGCTAACTACCCTATAATATTTAGGATTCCGTCATACAGGCCCGTTTTCTGGGCGGGGCGTGAGTGACCTCCATAGTTGACGTACCATTTGGCATGAAAActagcttggtctaactatacTTACCTGCCACCGAGTACACCATTATATTTTTTACGTTCTCAGAATAAGGTAAATATATGGCCAAGCAAAACAGTCAAGTGAGCTAACCGGGGACTGGAGGGGTATCATTAGACAAAGGGCACTATAATATTGTAAATGCCTAGAGCTAATTATCAGGTGAACTTTTCGGCTAGGGCTGACGAGTGGAAAGAGTTCATCTGATATTAAATTGACCATAGTAAGGATTAAGATACTGTCTAACTTGTTGCACTGTGTAACATCAGTTATCCAGTTCAGTACAATCCTTAAGCCATGTAATGTGTTTCATTCACTTAACGTTAACGCTGGCAAGGTTAACGACCTCTGAACGTATTTCCTatattccacagataaaacaacgtaggtatgtaactatgtacaaAAACGGTCTAAGTGCACCGAGCAATGCGGTTCAAAAAGCAACCGAAACGCATTGCGATAAGGTATTTTTTCTAATATTATCGCTAGCTGTGAAGTCCGGTTTTGCAGAAAATGGCATTATGTTTAGAGGAAAAATGCGGAACTTATTACCTTTTTCGAACAAGACTGCCGCACTAAAAAGAACAGtttgaatttaaattttattgcgtAAGAATATGGTTCACATTGATGAATTTTCCACATGGCCGTTACGATAGGATAGATTGGTCTGTTAAGTTAAAATGCCTTTTTTTTATAGAGGTCACTACGAGTTGTAAGCCCTTTTGATAAAAGAAATAACTTTGTACGAAAACGATTATATGTCGTCCAAAAAGTAATCTTAATGCAACGTGATAAGGTATTTTTTCAAACCTCGAAAgtccagttttcccgcaatacGTTTAGAGGAAATTCCCTTTTGCAAGCATGGCTTGCTGTGCTAAAATGGCGCCGTTTTATAGACGTTACGATGAGCCGTAAGCCCTTTAGTTACAGGCTGTAATACAGGCTGTGAAATGGGAAATGAggtgtggagtgtagactgtaacttttcgtgatgaggggttcgttgggtgaagcgtagaaactcgccgctggaacgcgctggccgtcgtgctgtctcgaagtccgctatacctccatttaccggaatatgtgttgtgtgaaataaaaacacatatatctgagtttatttactggagagtgttcaggcaagtgatagagttaagctctctgagttctctgaatatgctacaaatggcgcgggtttatataggaatggccgggcgatttgtatctctgaactagtgggtattatatgcagagtgaattttatttatttctgccaatctcgttaattataagcacgtatgaaaggagcacgaatcctagacttataaatagatacaatattaagcacgtatgaaaggagcatgaatcctagacttataactagatataaaacattccacgcaattcatttgacataatatgtgagcacaaagtaaaacataatatacaaaagtaaaaatagcaacctaaacgtaaagactaattcaacacatgcatgaaccctaatagctatttacgacagtctCCCCCACGTGTGTTAACACCGTCTTCATGCGCGGAGTAAATGGGGATGAGTCTAGAAACTGGGCGGCGGACGTCACCTGCGCGTGTGCGAACAATGGCCATCCAGGCCAGGATATAGCTGGGCGATTACGCCTCTGGGCCACGTTCCTCGTTACTACGTCACCTTCATGCAGTTTCTTTACGTTTTCTTAGCGAGCAATACGGCTTTGAAAACCTCGGCGGCAACCAGACTACCAGCGGTGGCGCGAACTAACCGTACATTATCAATGAACGATCGCCACGCGGGTGCGAGTGAGACGGATATAGGCCTGTCCCAATCGATCCCTGTCCGCCAAACGAAACGTAACATATCGCGATCTTGCTCTGTTATTTCGATCTGTAAAAacatctgtttgacgtcggctaACACCGCGATTTTACTTTCGCGGAAGCGCATTAATACGCCAAAAAGTGACTTTAACAGGTCGGGGCCAGCCAACAGCGCGCTGTTAAGCGAACGTTCGCAAGCTGTGGCGGCCGTGTCCCAAACTAATCGCATTTTGCCGCGTTGCGGGTGAAAAGTTGGGAAATGCGCCAGAGGCCACGTCCGGGGTGCCTCGGGGGGCGGTGGCGAGTCTATTTTCTCCGCGTAACCTTTGTCAAGCAACATACACTTTGCATATTCGGCTTTAAGTTTCGCATCGTGGTCTAGCTTTCGTTCTAGACTGTACGGCCGTTGCAATGCTTGCGCTTGGTTATTGGGGAGTTTCTCGTCATTTGACCGCCAAAGTAAGCCCGAGCGATACCTTTGCTCCCCCGGTATCTTTTCGCAGGTGGCTTCTAGTAAATCTAGCGCACGTT contains:
- the LOC134664619 gene encoding 2-oxoisovalerate dehydrogenase subunit beta, mitochondrial, translated to MASLVTKNFVLLTKFAKTVSNGSKRLSSHFIYYPDNEKPVEGETAKMNMMQAINNAMDITLKQDSSAVLFGEDVGFGGVFRCALGLQEKYGKDRVFNTPLCEQGIAGFAIGLATAGATAIAEIQFADYIFPAFDQLVNEAAKYRYRSGGQFSCGALTVRAPCAAVGHGGLYHSQSPEAFFAHAAGLRVVVPRGPIAAKGLLLSCLRSQDPCVFLEPKILYRSATEDVPVEDYTLPLGQAQLLREGTEVTLIGWGTQLHVLLEVAELARDQLGVGCDVIDLQSILPWDRDTVCNSVKKTGRCLISHEAPLTSGFGAELAATIQNECFLHLEAPVSRVAGWDAPFPHVFEPLYLPDKWRCFSALKQLLHY